The Macrotis lagotis isolate mMagLag1 chromosome 6, bilby.v1.9.chrom.fasta, whole genome shotgun sequence genome includes a window with the following:
- the LIG4 gene encoding DNA ligase 4: MATSQALRTVASQVPFADLCSTLERIQKCKSRPEKTKYFKEFLDSWRKFHDALHKNEKEVTDSFYPAMRLILPQLERERMAYGIKETMFAKLYIELLNLPKEGKDAQKLLNYRTPTGIRGDAGDFATIAYFVLKPRCPKQGSLTIQQVNDILNLIASNNSANRKDQVKKNLLQLITQSSALEQKWLIRMIIKDLKLGVSQQTIFSLFHRDAAELHSVTTDLEKVCRELHDPLVGLSDISITLFSAFKPMLAAVADIQRIEKDMKHQSFYIETKLDGERMQMHKDGDVYKFFSRNGYDYTEQFGDSSLKGSLTPFIHNAFKINIQNCILDGEMMAYNPNTQTFMQKGSKFDIKRMVEDSELLTCYCVFDILMVNNKKLGHETLRKRYEIIASVFTPIKGRLEVVQKTEANTKKEVIDALNEAIDKREEGIVIKDPLSIYKPDKRGEGWLKIKPEYINSLMDELDILIVGGYWGKGSRGGMMSHFLCAVAETPPPGEKPSVFHTLCRVGSGYTMKELYDLGLKLSKHWRPFHRRAPPNSILCGTEKPEVYIEPCNSVIVQIKAAEIVSSDMYKTDCTLRFPRIEKIREDKEWYECMTVDELENLRGKASGKLASKHLYIGGDDEEPQEKKRKAVKVKKAIRIIEHLKAPDLSNVNKISNVFEDVEFCVMTGTESHSKPDLENRIAELGGFIVQNPSPDTYCVVAGTENVRVKNIISSNKHDVVKAEWLLECFKAKECVPWQPHFMIHMCPSTKEHFAREYDCYGDSYFTDTDLIQLKEVFSRIKNVKESSPKKMSSVIADLEYRYSWNNCPLSMFRHCVIYVDMYAVISDQTTQIQGNRLSIKALELRFHGAKVLSCLEEGVSHVIIGEDYSRVQEFKTFRRTFKKKYKIIQELWVTDSLRKGELQEENHYLI, encoded by the coding sequence ATGGCCACTTCACAAGCTTTACGAACAGTAGCATCACAGGTGCCATTTGCAGATTTGTGTTCAACTTTAGAACGAATACAGAAATGTAAGTCCCGTCCAGAAAAAACCAAATActtcaaggaatttttagatTCATGGAGGAAGTTTCATGATGCtcttcataaaaatgaaaaagaagtcacaGATTCTTTTTACCCAGCCATGAGACTTATTCTACCACAACTGGAACGAGAGCGGATGGCCTATGGAATTAAAGAAACTATGTTTGCTAAGCTTTATATAGAGCTACTTAATttaccaaaagaaggaaaagatgctCAGAAACTTTTAAACTATAGAACACCAACTGGAATCCGAGGAGATGCTGGAGACTTTGCAACGATTGCATACTTTGTGTTGAAGCCCCGGTGTCCAAAGCAAGGGAGCTTAACCATACAGCAAGTCAATGATATTTTAAACTTGATTGCTAGCAACAATTCAGCCAATAGAAAGGATCAGGTAAAGAAAAACCTGCTTCAACTCATAACTCAGAGTTCGGCTCTTGAACAGAAGTGGCTTATCCGAATGATTATAAAGGACTTAAAACTGGGTGTTAGCCAacaaactatattttctctttttcatagaGATGCTGCTGAGTTGCATAGTGTTACCACTGATCTAGAAAAAGTCTGCAGGGAACTTCATGATCCTTTGGTTGGACTCAGTGATATTTCAATCACATTATTTTCTGCTTTTAAACCGATGCTGGCTGCTGTGGCAGATATTCAGCGGATCGAAAAAGACATGAAACATCAGAGTTTCTACATAGAGACAAAGCTAGATGGTGAACGTATGCAAATGCACAAAGATGGAGATGTATATAAGTTCTTTTCTCGAAATGGATACGATTACACTGAACAGTTTGGTGACTCTTCCCTTAAAGGTTCTTTAACACCGTTTATtcataatgcttttaaaataaacatacaaaacTGTATTCTTGATGGTGAGATGATGGCTTATAATCCCAACACACAAACATTCATGCAGAAGGGAAGTAAGTTTGATATTAAAAGAATGGTAGAAGATTCTGAACTACTGACATGTTACTGTGTTTTTGATATATTAATGGTCAATAATAAAAAATTGGGGCATGAGACCCTGAGAAAAAGGTATGAAATTATTGCTAGTGTCTTTACACCAATAAAAGGTAGATTAGAAGTGGTACAGAAAACAGAGGCTAAcacaaaaaaagaagtcattgatGCCTTAAATGAAGCAATAGATAAACGTGAGGAGGGAATTGTGATTAAAGATCCACTTTCCATTTACAAACCAGATAAACGTGGTGAAGGATGGTTAAAAATTAAGCCAGaatatataaatagtttaatGGACGAACTAGATATTTTAATTGTTGGTGGTTATTGGGGTAAAGGCTCAAGAGGAGGAATGATGTCCCATTTTCTCTGTGCAGTAGCAGAAACACCCCCTCCTGGTGAAAAGCCATCTGTGTTTCATACTCTTTGTCGTGTTGGTTCTGGATACACTATGAAAGAACTCTATGATCTTGGTTTGAAATTATCCAAACACTGGAGACCTTTCCATAGAAGAGCTCCACCAAATAGCATCTTATGTGGTACAGAGAAACCAGAGGTTTATATTGAGCCTTGTAATTCTGTCATTGTTCAAATTAAAGCAGCAGAAATTGTCAGCAGTGATATGTATAAAACTGATTGTACGCTCCGATTCCCTCGAATTGAAAAgataagagaagataaagagTGGTATGAGTGCATGACTGTGGATGAATTAGAAAACCTTAGAGGAAAAGCATCTGGAAAGCTTGCTTCTAAACATCTCTATATAGGTGGTGATGATGAAgaaccacaggaaaaaaaacgGAAAGCTGTTAAGGTTAAGAAAGCCATTAGAATCATTGAACACTTAAAAGCTCCTGATCTTTCTAACGTAAACAAAATTTCTAATGTGTTTGAAGATGTGGAATTTTGTGTTATGACTGGAACAGAAAGCCATTCAAAGCCTGACCTAGAGAATCGCATTGCAGAATTGGGTGGCTTTATTGTACAGAACCCTAGCCCAGATACATATTGTGTAGTTGCAGGTACTGAGAATGTGAGAGTGAAAAATATCATCTCTTCAAACAAGCATGATGTTGTCAAGGCAGAGTGGCTTTTAGAGTGTTTTAAGGCCAAAGAATGTGTTCCATGGCAGCCTCATTTTATGATTCATATGTGTCCATCTACAAAAGAACATTTTGCCCGTGAATATGATTGCTATGGTGACAGTTACTTTACTGATACAGATTTGATACAACTGAAGGAAGTGTTCTCAAGaattaaaaatgttaaggaaAGTAGCCCTAAAAAAATGTCTTCAGTAATTGCAGATTTAGAATATCGTTATTCTTGGAACAACTGCCCTCTTAGTATGTTCCGACACTGTGTCATATATGTGGATATGTATGCTGTTATTAGTGACCAAACTACACAAATCCAGGGAAACAGGCTATCCATTAAAGCCCTGGAGCTTCGATTTCATGGAGCAAAAGTCCTTTCATGTTTAGAAGAGGGAGTCTCCCATGTAATCATTGGGGAGGATTATAGTCGTGTTCAGGAATTTAAAACTTTTCGTAGAACTtttaagaaaaagtataaaataatacaAGAACTTTGGGTGACTGATTCTTTGAGAAAGGGTGAGTTGCAGGAAGAAAATCATTACTTGATATGA